Below is a window of Ischnura elegans chromosome 1, ioIscEleg1.1, whole genome shotgun sequence DNA.
aattcccctcgaccaggaatcgaaccacagacctttggctttccgggccactgcgcagaccactacgctatccaggttctttaattctcatggcaattataccgaggctcatggtactaggtgttaggatggataaaggacttccaagaagccacaaccggttgagagcctcaaacctgcactAAAGCCAGGCAAAGCcctgagcctcggtataattgccatgagaattaaagaacctggatagcatagtggtctgcgcagtggcccggaaagccaaaggtccgtgattcgattcccggtccaggggaattttttctcatggcaattcttgtatatcttGTAGATATTCACAGCACACTGCAGTCTTGCTAATCAGAACACTTcagaattaataatgaaataaataagcaAGCACTCTGGCATCACTTCATCCCTTGCAAGAACCCAGGCGACTTTGGTGCCTTCTCAACTCACCCCTTCGCTACACCCTTGATTTTAAGCAGTTAACCTTGGTACAATTAAACATCAGCTACCATTTGTATCACCACACAGTTCATACCAACTTTCCATTCGTCCCAACTTTTCCAGCTGAATTTCTTCAAACATCCCAGACTTATCAGGCAAGGTAGGCGTACATAGGGATTTTATGGAGAAATGCAGCAAGGTACAGTGAAAATATGCTAAGCAGTAATAGTAGTGGTAGAATGATGGTTTTATTCTTCTAACTGAGCCCGTGGAGTCTTCACTAACCATATCTAAATTTCCCTAACTTTTCCACAAATTCCCAAGCAATCCCTACATCATATGAAAGGAATAATCGctcaaatgataaataattaagcAATAATAGTCCCAATGGTAAAGCGTAATGACTATTTAATTATCAAAATCTCATcagatagaaataaaatttgaaccaatCCTATCACCACAAATAGGTATTCTCAGCACATACCTATTGATTACACAAGAATACATAACTAAATCACCAATGTTTTCATGGAGAAGGAATACATGCTCCATTctagacaagggcgtacccaagatcaaaactagagggggacatgccatggtcgttcaagtagcgttaaataaaaggttaaggaaacaaaaattttaagaaaattataacagcgcgttataagtaagaaaaatatttactataattaaatgttttatactaatatcatttttcttagatttaaagaaaatgtgttcaaaactttcgtgttgaacttaatttacttttgcctctagggggacagctgcacCCTGTTGGGTACACCCATGATTCTAgatgcattcatattttgaatttcagtGAAGAATTCccaaatagaaatgaaaatttattcattctatCAGGCTTTAATCATCATGCAATTACCTTTTGGTTGACGAACTGAATGTATGGCCCTATGTATCAGTAACCATACGTATCGCaactaaataataaatctttataTTAACGGTATAGGTCATTACAATTTTCTACCCTACGTGCAGGCTGAGACTTtgatgcatagctatggaaaaACTGTCTGGGCAATTAGGACCCGGGCTACACATTGAATACACAATAGGCATGATGCAGAAGAAAGACAAGGGGCTGTTTTCCCTCTAGTTCCCCATGATGTATCGAAGGCTACAAGTGGTTTGCATATACTACCCCCACACAATTACTTCTTAAGGCTAGTTAAATAGTGCATTAACAGTTGCAAATTACATAGCGAATGTTCAAACACAGAAACCAGTGTAAcctaacccatttatgcctatgCATTAAGATGATGTACACCACACGTTCGATTTTACATGGCGACAgagatttatcaaataaaaatcatgctATCATCTCGAAATCTACAAGGAATATGAAGTAGACCCTGGCTAACATTAGCCaaaatttaagattaaataatttcatctcagCACCTTCCCTTCCACTAGTAAAACACACATGTACCAACAGacaacaaaatccggaaaaggtTTTAAGATGCTAGCTTCTTTCGAAGGAAAAATGTTACACTAAAAAACACTAATACTAAGTACAACATCTTGAGAGGGAGGGGTGCGACTTGATAATTAGAAATGGATCCTTTTCGTTTGGACCTTAAATTTATTCAAGACCTATCGCAACCAATAACATATTTGCATACACAGCAACACACACAAGGTAACATCCGGTTTCCAGCCCTTGTAAATTGATGGAAATAGGCTTATGATTGCACGGCACATAAAGATTCAGAGGGGCAGAATCTAGGCAGTAAATGGAATATAATCCTCTTACACTTACTAACACTAATTACACTTAAGCTAAAGAGCGAAGCAGGATATCATTTAAAATGAGAATACAGCAATACACACTCTGGTTCCAACGTTATGCAATTCATGAGCGACAGCCAACTCGAGGCAGTTATTTCCTACAAGTCGATTTTCATTGAACGCTCCTCTTGGTCTACATAACGAAAATTAAGTAGTAACCCTCCCTTCTGACGAAGTAATTCCAATGCAGAAACCACTATCTACACCGATACATATAAATTGGAGAGCTACTACGAGAGGATCCTAGGTACTTCAGCACTTATCTTGCCGATGAAAATTCATGAGATCTAAGTGAAACGAAATTACTCCCCAATTAtcattgacaaaaagaaaataaaccaatcCTCCACTACAACGGCGTTTAAATTATTGAGGAACATTTCAACACAAAACACTCCCTAAAAACACTTGCTTAATTTAAGGTGGAACCGAGACCGGGGAGCTTCATTCACAATGACTTAAAACGGacagatataatttttatgaatttattaataattatacatGAAGAAATTACTGCTCCTTGTTTTCGCGCAATCTCCTCACAGCTGACCGCACTGAGGAAGCGGCAGTAGTTGCGTAGACCCAAGCACCACCGGCAACTACCCTTTTGCACCTCTTGCAAGACCAAATGCCGACACAAGACCTCTTCATTGCGTCCTAAAAATAAGAGATATGACAATCAGGTCGATTATGACATAAGGGCTAGCTTATTTAACAGACGGTATCATTCAACTATGCAAAACTTTGGGGTTATAGTCGCAACAAGGAGCACAGGAAGTCATTGTTAACGTCTGTAACGAGAACTTACCTTGCCACAGAAGGTACACGTGTACTTGGCATGCTGAGTTATTTCCATCTTCTTGACGGTTTTACGAAGCGAAGCTCCATATCGCGTACCGTATTTTCCGACGATTCCAACTTTCTTAGTTCTTTTGGCCTGTAattacatagtttaaattaaaaacaaacaaaaacagcACGAGGAAATGCCAACGAGCAATATGCAATCATGACAACAATATTGAATTAGTCGAGATTGCATTactaaaactacaaaaaataatttaataaggtaaataacagaaataaaactattaaacATACCATTTTAATGAGCTATTTGAAACTTGGTTCCCGAAATTGAGGCTACTCCACTGCTGCTTCGTGAGCCGGAAGCTACTTGAAAGAGATGTAAGCGGAAGTACTGTGGTAGTGACTTGAATgccaatgaataataaaatgaaattttatgtcttttatacgttttaaattttcattttgtacatATATGTACATGAAATCGCACgaagaattggatttttttattctaaatataaatcgaaattaatttGACTTATTAAGACAAAACACGTGCGATAGCGCACGGGTTACGTACATGTACAAGGCATCCGACTCTAGGAGAAGATAGCTTGAGGGCACAAAGTGCTATTTACCGCCGCTAGAGGCGCTCTATTTACATGCGCCGTGCGTTAACCGTTGTTGGGATTCCAGCAAAGTTTTCACTTCGGTCAATTCCGTATATACAGTGCCACCTTCTTGTAAAGCAATGTAAAAATTAGGAATGGCTTTTTGtgatattaaaaaagtttttgaggTCACTCCTGTACGGGCTACGTATAAACCCATTGTGCAGGAAATACTTGATATGTGTAAACAATTTTCCCCATGTAAATGCCTCGATTATTCATAATCAAATACGTATGCCAACCTTCATTGCCatcgaaaaagaaataaatttcaagtgCCCGATTGTGTGCATGGTATTCATATATCATAGATATATTAGTATTGTGTGTACacattttgttttcaaaacagCGCACCTGTTGGCCAAATCGGAATCACATTGTGCCTGTTGGTGGCTCACGTGAGACGGTCTTATGCGTCTTTGTTCAATCTAGACTGTATGGTTTGACCCGAAAAAGTGCCTTTTCTGAAAGttttaaatttggtacatttgtACAATTTATCCACTGCAACAACTTGCCGTATTTTGATCTATATCACTTGTAAGGCAAACTCATCAAAGCTTCAAAGGCCGCCATGGAAAGAAGGTATGTTATGTAATTTTAGTTCCTCACTTGTTACCAAATTGTACAGATTCGGACGACCAAGACGCAAAAATTGAACGTAAAATGTTTATACGCGAAGTTAATGCAAATTTTCAGTGTCACCGAAGATATATAGCTTCTTAATGATTATGAGGGCTTCGTCACTGGACTGCAGGCGAAAATGTGGCTGATACGGTATTGTAATCTCTCCGTAACCCTTGTGAGGACTGTGAAGCCTCGTACCTTTCTCAGCTGTGTTAGTTACTCTGGCTTTAATTCAAGAAGGAATGATCTAGGACAAACCACCATTTTATGTCAAGATGGTGTTAATATTCGTGAATTGCCTTTGATTGTGAGGAAGGTTCGTGACGTCGTCCTTGTGTGCAGTAACACTGGAGATAgtgaaaatgatgtcgtcgttAAATTTCAAGGTTCCAATTATCGAAACTGTGATGGATGTTCAGGCGAcgataaggaaaataaaaataaaatcagcgaAAAAGAAACGAAAGAAATCATGGAAGGTCTCGGTCGTTGTTCTTCCATCAAGAATTTGTTGTCATTGCTAGAAACCATACCGGCATGTGAAGTCACAGCAGAGGTAGCTCTCTGTGCTCTCAATAAATTTATCCagcttgaaaataataaaagcttTCGAAATCTTATTACAGGGGATACGAAAGACGTTAACATGAGTGAAAGTGGTGAGGTGAACTTCACGCGCACGGCTGTTTTCAATCAGCTAGTTGATGTTATCGTCGAGGGTAAAGATTCTGCCCCAGTTTTGGGATGCCTTAAGATATTGAGCAAAGAAACTTTTAAAACAAATGTACTATCTTACCGAAACAGACTGTGCTCAGAAATCTTAGTACGCGCTACTGAAGGTAACTTGACAATCGAGCAAGTATGTCAGGCAATTAAAACTTTTTCTGATTTTTCGCTTGGACAGGCTTACGAAAAGGGTGTAATAGAACCTGATAATTTATGGATTGGGATTTCCTCGCGTCAAGCTGATATTACTGCTGCGAATATCGTTGAAGTTTTTTCCATACTCCCACTTCTGAAGAAGAGCCGGAAAGCTGTTTTATCAGTACTTGAGAAGAGAATGTCTTCGATATGGTGGGAGTTACGACCATCCTCTCCGGCGTTAATTCTTGAGTACCTCATTAAAGCCGACTTGACGTCTAAACCTATCGTATCCACTATTACAAGGTGGGCACATAGCAGTTCTAAAGTATTACAAGATGCCGGATTAATTGATATTCTTGACAGCTTGCTGAAGCTGGATCACGTAGATGGGCAGATAATTGGTGCCCTTGAGAATCTGTCTGCTAGAGGTTGTTGTGTTGCTGTTCCTCCTATGGCTGCAATGGCAGCTCGATTTTGCGCTTATTTCCGTGTGCGGTCACCCAGAACACTTACTTCTGTAACTGATGTGTTAATTTTGCATGGGAAAGAGTTACCTCCAGGAATGGTAAGAGATCTAATGTGGGCCCTCGCATTTTTCAACTGGGAGCCTCCTGAAGCCATTTGGAAAGTGATGGATGAAATTCTCGATGAGAAATTCGCGCAATTTCCTCCAGAAGATATTCTAGATGTATTGCTCTCCTGTATTATACTCGGCAGGCCCCCTATCAATACCTCTCGTAGGATATACACGCCATCTTATCTAGACAGAGCTCTTATTTCCTCTCAAAGGGGTCGTGTGGAAACCATAAAGAGTAAATTAAGACTAGTTGATGCAGCCTTATCAGTTGAATGGCCACAAAAATGGAATGACGGTAAGCCTATCTTGTCTAGGCTTGAGGCTGTAAGTATTTGGCAAGATGGACGAGTCAGGAGAGTGGCACGTAGGGTAGCTGAAATTTTGAATGAACATCTGGATCGTAAATCTGATGTGGACACCAAAGTTTTTCCTGGAAGGCCTTTACCATTTGGGGAATTGCATATGGTTGACGTGGTGATCCGCAGTGGAAAGAGGGTTTGGCCGCTGAACAGAAGTGAGCAGACCATGGCTCTGTTGATAAATCTCCCTGAACACTACTGTAAGGACAGCACAGTTTTAATTGGGCCACAAATGCTACGCATCCGACATCTTCGACTGGTGGGATACCATGTTGTCACTCTGGATTATAGTTCTCTTTCCCGAATGTGGGTGCACCCATCTGCTTTTCTAGATTATGTGAAAAGCCGAATGGAACTAGCATTTGACCCATTGCCATCCAATTTTTAGCTAGTCTACTTCTGGTTTGCCTTTTGTAATTTTTCGAGGTGCTCCTTCAGGAAAGTGATTATGTTGAAGAGAATTTGGTTGTGCCACTCGGAACATTGAGATAATGCAAGGGATGTAGTCTGATTTGTCTCTCCTTGGTGCATGTCCACAACTCGCCTTGTGCATAAAACTTACAGAGGAGCTGGTACATGAATTTCTACTATGACATTATTTCTGTTTTAGAGTGGTGAAATATGAATACGTGAACTCATTTAACCctctttttctcttaaatttgGTCATTTCCTAGGAAATAAATGTCTCTACCACAAGCATCTTCAATTGTGTTTAATATGCTGAACATGTGTTATGTTAGTCAAAACGTCTCATATCTCCATATCACTGGAACCCTGACATTTAGAGGCAtttatttgctcaattttttaCTCTAATATTGAAAACAAAGACTGAAATTAAGTCGTTTGAATTCTACTGAAGGCTTTCCTTGATGGAATTCTATTTACCCATGATAATATGGCTGTCTTCTGAagttttatctcaaaatttcaaGTATCCAATATTTCAAGAAGgttccaataatttattttaaattagttgGTGTAATCCTTTAAGTTAATCTGAtctttttaaattgtgaaatggTTTGTTCTTACAAGATGTTGTAATGTGTATTTAATGTTCTTCAATCTTTGATTAGTTTACTGTCCCTCGGCACTTTTTTACTTTGCATTATTTGAATGCTGAAAGTACCTCACTATATATAATGGTTGTGCTCCTGGTACTTACTTGGAAAGCATCAATTTTAACCGTAAGCAGTAtcattatgaattaatttctATATTGTATCTAAAGACCTGGTAACTCGGCACATCAACCTGTATGAGTTGAATACATAATGTACGAATAtgtgaatgaacacaaaaatgctccatataaCCACCGaaattgtgtgaatgcatgtacagaaaatagaacctgttctaatttggttcatgctaTTGTACATTTTTTGTTCCTGTGCATCAAAAATCTTCATGCATTCAACATTAACTGGTACAGGTTAATGTACgtatcaatatatatatttatataagaaATGAAGGGAATGTAGTGAACAGTATGTCTTTTGGTGGCATAAAATTTTCGAGATTTTGGGGTGGTGTGTGAGTTACTTTTCCATGGTTGTCCATATTTACTGTGTTGATGATTCAGACATCCATTTTAGGGGGAGGTAGTAACTTGAAGATGCTatcttttatct
It encodes the following:
- the LOC124163269 gene encoding 60S ribosomal protein L37a; translation: MAKRTKKVGIVGKYGTRYGASLRKTVKKMEITQHAKYTCTFCGKDAMKRSCVGIWSCKRCKRVVAGGAWVYATTAASSVRSAVRRLRENKEQ
- the LOC124163276 gene encoding FAST kinase domain-containing protein 3, mitochondrial-like; translated protein: MWLIRYCNLSVTLVRTVKPRTFLSCVSYSGFNSRRNDLGQTTILCQDGVNIRELPLIVRKVRDVVLVCSNTGDSENDVVVKFQGSNYRNCDGCSGDDKENKNKISEKETKEIMEGLGRCSSIKNLLSLLETIPACEVTAEVALCALNKFIQLENNKSFRNLITGDTKDVNMSESGEVNFTRTAVFNQLVDVIVEGKDSAPVLGCLKILSKETFKTNVLSYRNRLCSEILVRATEGNLTIEQVCQAIKTFSDFSLGQAYEKGVIEPDNLWIGISSRQADITAANIVEVFSILPLLKKSRKAVLSVLEKRMSSIWWELRPSSPALILEYLIKADLTSKPIVSTITRWAHSSSKVLQDAGLIDILDSLLKLDHVDGQIIGALENLSARGCCVAVPPMAAMAARFCAYFRVRSPRTLTSVTDVLILHGKELPPGMVRDLMWALAFFNWEPPEAIWKVMDEILDEKFAQFPPEDILDVLLSCIILGRPPINTSRRIYTPSYLDRALISSQRGRVETIKSKLRLVDAALSVEWPQKWNDGKPILSRLEAVSIWQDGRVRRVARRVAEILNEHLDRKSDVDTKVFPGRPLPFGELHMVDVVIRSGKRVWPLNRSEQTMALLINLPEHYCKDSTVLIGPQMLRIRHLRLVGYHVVTLDYSSLSRMWVHPSAFLDYVKSRMELAFDPLPSNF